A single genomic interval of Persephonella atlantica harbors:
- the mqnE gene encoding aminofutalosine synthase MqnE yields MLTANIEKIVSLSSDKSLFSVIDKVLEEKRLSLEDGIKLFETDDLLTVGALANYVTEKKNGKYAYFVINRQINPTNICALDCNFCAFATMDKNDPKAYEMSYEEIIKKAEYAVSQGACEVHIVGGLHPDWSFDVYLKMVSMLKERFPQLHIKAFTAVEIDYFSRISGLSYEDVLTKLKEAGLGSLPGGGAEIFAPRVRRIIAPTKIGWKKYLEIHRTAHRLGLHSTVTMLYGHVETYEERVDHMLKVREAQEETGGFTCFIPLAYQPENNQLNITEHTHGVDDLKTIAVSRLLLDNIPHVKAYWVMVGEKIAQVALNFGADDMDGTVMEEKIAHFAGAKSPTQQQKEKLVRLIKEAGKIPVERDTLYNHIKVYE; encoded by the coding sequence ATGCTGACAGCAAACATTGAAAAGATTGTTTCCCTCTCTTCAGACAAAAGTTTGTTTTCTGTTATAGACAAGGTCTTGGAAGAGAAAAGATTATCTCTTGAAGACGGAATTAAACTGTTTGAGACTGATGACCTTCTGACTGTTGGAGCTCTTGCAAACTATGTTACAGAAAAGAAAAACGGAAAGTATGCATACTTTGTGATAAACAGACAGATTAACCCAACAAATATATGTGCATTAGACTGTAATTTCTGTGCATTTGCCACAATGGATAAAAACGACCCGAAAGCGTACGAGATGAGTTATGAAGAGATAATAAAAAAGGCTGAGTATGCTGTTTCTCAGGGAGCCTGTGAGGTTCACATCGTTGGCGGTCTTCATCCTGACTGGAGCTTTGACGTGTATCTTAAGATGGTTTCTATGCTAAAAGAGAGATTTCCTCAGCTTCACATAAAAGCATTCACAGCCGTTGAGATAGATTACTTCTCCCGTATATCTGGTCTGTCATATGAAGATGTTCTAACAAAACTGAAAGAAGCCGGGCTGGGAAGTCTTCCGGGAGGTGGAGCTGAGATATTTGCACCAAGGGTCAGAAGAATTATAGCTCCAACAAAGATTGGATGGAAAAAATATTTAGAGATACACAGAACAGCCCACAGACTCGGCCTTCACTCAACAGTAACAATGCTGTATGGACATGTTGAGACCTATGAAGAGAGAGTTGACCATATGTTAAAAGTTAGAGAGGCACAGGAGGAAACAGGTGGATTTACCTGTTTTATTCCCCTTGCATATCAGCCAGAGAATAACCAGCTAAACATTACTGAACACACCCATGGAGTTGATGACCTGAAAACTATAGCAGTATCAAGGCTTTTGCTGGACAATATTCCCCACGTAAAAGCTTACTGGGTTATGGTAGGTGAGAAAATTGCTCAGGTTGCCCTTAACTTTGGTGCAGATGACATGGACGGGACTGTCATGGAAGAAAAGATAGCCCATTTTGCAGGGGCAAAATCTCCAACACAGCAGCAAAAAGAAAAGCTTGTCAGACTGATAAAAGAAGCAGGGAAAATTCCTGTAGAAAGAGACACACTCTACAATCATATAAAGGTCTATGAGTAA
- a CDS encoding Uma2 family endonuclease, translating into MITTKKEKKRRSVPRELIYEMRYGSPIYYRDYDKVLAGEKSLEEVMGSSKLQALLIWIILKYLAKKLNHERYEVLTNEAGFQWAPRTWRNLDIAVFDKRNLLKEGIDDKYAKTPPEVVIEIDTKADLRKYSGEMLSYMKEKINDLLNAGVKKVIWYTTDDKKVMVATKKEKWFISDWDEDVEIIDNLKFNLAKLLTEEGIKI; encoded by the coding sequence ATGATAACTACCAAAAAAGAAAAAAAGAGAAGGTCTGTTCCCAGAGAACTTATATATGAGATGAGATACGGCTCTCCTATATATTACAGAGATTATGACAAAGTTTTAGCTGGTGAGAAAAGCTTGGAGGAGGTTATGGGGAGTAGTAAATTGCAGGCTTTGCTAATCTGGATAATATTAAAGTATCTTGCAAAGAAACTAAACCACGAAAGATACGAAGTTTTAACAAACGAAGCAGGTTTTCAGTGGGCACCAAGGACTTGGAGAAACTTAGATATAGCCGTATTTGATAAACGAAATCTCTTAAAGGAAGGGATAGACGATAAATATGCAAAAACTCCTCCAGAAGTAGTTATTGAGATAGATACCAAGGCTGATTTAAGGAAATATTCTGGAGAGATGCTGTCATACATGAAAGAAAAGATTAACGACCTTTTAAATGCTGGTGTTAAAAAGGTTATATGGTATACAACAGACGACAAAAAAGTTATGGTAGCCACAAAGAAGGAAAAGTGGTTTATATCAGACTGGGATGAGGATGTTGAGATTATTGATAATCTGAAGTTTAATTTAGCCAAACTGCTTACAGAAGAAGGTATAAAAATATAA
- a CDS encoding MqnA/MqnD/SBP family protein: MVEVKEKKQVIRVAHSPDSDDAFMFYAINQKKIDTKGYQFVDILSDIETLNRKALEGEYEVSAISIHAFPYVADKYALLSSGASMGDNYGPMIVSKEHFDPSQLKNKKIAVPGTLTSAFLALELYLGTNRFDYEVIPFDQIIKAVKEGKVDAGLIIHEGQLTYQDEGLVCIVDLGKWWYEKTGGLPLPLGGNVIRKDLGEETMKEISEILRESIKYSLEHREEAVDYALKYARDMSKEKADRFIGMYVNELTVDYGERGRKAIELFLKEAYEKGFIDRMPEIKFV; this comes from the coding sequence ATGGTGGAAGTTAAAGAAAAAAAACAGGTTATCAGAGTTGCCCACAGCCCAGATTCAGACGATGCATTTATGTTTTATGCAATCAATCAGAAAAAGATAGACACAAAAGGATACCAGTTTGTGGACATTCTTTCAGACATTGAAACACTTAACAGGAAAGCCCTTGAAGGAGAGTACGAAGTCTCAGCCATATCTATACATGCATTTCCATACGTTGCTGACAAATATGCCCTTCTTTCCAGCGGAGCAAGTATGGGAGACAACTATGGTCCTATGATTGTGTCTAAAGAACATTTTGACCCTTCCCAGCTGAAAAACAAAAAAATAGCCGTTCCTGGAACATTAACTTCTGCATTTTTAGCCCTTGAGCTTTATCTGGGAACGAACAGGTTTGATTATGAGGTTATCCCATTTGACCAGATAATAAAGGCCGTAAAAGAAGGAAAGGTTGATGCAGGTCTTATTATCCACGAAGGTCAGCTCACCTATCAGGATGAAGGTCTCGTATGCATAGTAGACCTTGGTAAGTGGTGGTATGAAAAAACTGGAGGCTTACCACTGCCACTTGGTGGAAATGTTATCAGAAAAGATTTAGGCGAAGAAACAATGAAGGAGATTTCTGAAATTCTGAGGGAGAGTATAAAGTATTCTCTTGAGCACAGGGAAGAAGCTGTTGATTATGCTCTGAAATACGCAAGGGATATGTCAAAGGAAAAGGCTGACAGATTCATAGGAATGTACGTAAACGAGCTTACGGTAGATTACGGAGAAAGGGGAAGGAAAGCTATAGAGCTGTTTTTAAAAGAAGCATACGAAAAAGGATTTATTGACAGAATGCCAGAAATAAAATTTGTGTAG
- the hisF gene encoding imidazole glycerol phosphate synthase subunit HisF, with protein sequence MLAKRIIPCLDVNRGRVVKGVNFVNLIDAGDPVEAARAYDEAGADELVFLDITASAEDRDIILDVVKETAETVFMPLTVGGGVRTLEDIRKLLESGADKVSINTAAVKEPPLVESAAIRFGSSTIVVAIDAKKTAPGKWEVYIHGGRTPTGIDAIQWARAVEDLGAGEILLTSMDRDGTKAGYDIELTKAISEAVSIPVIASGGAGKKEHFYEAFAEGKADAALAASLFHFRELTIQEVKEYLKSKSIPVRL encoded by the coding sequence ATGCTTGCAAAAAGAATAATTCCATGCCTTGATGTAAACAGAGGAAGGGTTGTAAAAGGGGTTAACTTTGTGAATCTGATAGACGCAGGAGACCCTGTGGAAGCTGCCAGAGCATACGACGAAGCAGGAGCTGACGAGCTGGTATTTTTAGACATAACAGCATCGGCAGAAGATAGGGACATTATATTGGATGTTGTGAAGGAAACAGCTGAAACAGTTTTTATGCCCCTAACTGTTGGTGGGGGAGTAAGAACATTAGAAGACATAAGGAAGCTCCTTGAAAGCGGAGCAGACAAGGTGTCTATAAACACAGCAGCAGTTAAAGAGCCTCCTTTAGTGGAAAGTGCAGCAATCAGATTTGGCTCTTCAACGATAGTCGTTGCTATTGATGCCAAAAAAACAGCCCCCGGTAAATGGGAGGTTTACATACACGGAGGAAGAACGCCAACAGGAATAGATGCAATTCAGTGGGCAAGAGCAGTAGAAGACCTTGGAGCAGGTGAGATACTTCTCACTTCAATGGACAGGGATGGGACAAAGGCTGGATACGATATAGAGCTAACAAAAGCAATAAGTGAAGCAGTTTCCATACCTGTTATAGCATCTGGAGGAGCAGGAAAGAAGGAACACTTCTATGAAGCATTTGCAGAGGGAAAGGCAGATGCTGCCCTTGCAGCATCACTGTTTCACTTCAGAGAACTGACTATACAGGAAGTAAAAGAGTATCTGAAAAGCAAAAGTATCCCCGTCAGGCTGTAA
- a CDS encoding toprim domain-containing protein yields the protein MKDETLKEWISRLKDFSKSDGVVVLVEGKRDRDKLKRAGVEHIYSIRGRRFYDILEELEKSKIVIILTDLDKQGEKICKKLSQMFQKEGIPVDTTFRESLNKTY from the coding sequence ATGAAAGATGAAACCCTCAAAGAATGGATAAGTAGATTAAAAGATTTTTCTAAATCAGATGGGGTAGTTGTACTTGTTGAAGGGAAAAGGGACAGGGATAAATTAAAAAGAGCAGGTGTGGAGCATATATACAGCATCAGAGGCAGGAGATTTTATGACATATTAGAAGAACTTGAAAAAAGCAAAATAGTAATAATACTTACAGACCTTGACAAACAGGGAGAAAAAATCTGTAAAAAACTCTCCCAGATGTTCCAGAAAGAAGGTATACCGGTAGATACAACATTTAGAGAAAGTTTAAATAAAACATATTGA
- the cimA gene encoding citramalate synthase, with protein sequence MKKVFIYDTTLRDGTQAEGVSVSVEDKLRITEKLDDFGIHYIEGGWPGSNPKDDEYFKKVKNLRLKNAKIAAFGSTRRAYLRVEDDPLIQNLIKAETPVITIFGKAWDMHVTEALKTTLENNLEMVYDTVRYLKAHTDEVVFIGEHFFDGYKSNPDYAYAVMKTAQEAGADFLVLADTNGGTLPIEIESIIKQVKEKGLDGKLGIHAHNDSDTAVWNSITAVLNGAVQVHGTINGFGERCGNANLCSIIPNLSLKLGYETIPEESIRRLKELSNFVADIVNLPVPKNMPFVGDSAFAHKGGVHASAVLKNPKLYEHINPELVGNRRKILVSDLAGKSNIIYKARELGIEIDEKDPRITELVQEIKRLENYGYHYEAAEASLELLIRKHLGMLKKYFDLDAYRVLIARRYTDKEPVSEATVRIKIDNHYEHTASLGYGPVNALDRALKKALVEIYPSLSEVELIDYKVRIINESAGTAAKIRVLVESKDRERKWGTVGVSDNVIEASWQAVVDSFIYKLVKDGV encoded by the coding sequence ATGAAAAAGGTATTTATATACGATACAACTTTAAGGGATGGAACACAGGCTGAAGGGGTCAGTGTATCTGTTGAGGACAAGCTGAGAATAACAGAAAAGTTAGATGACTTTGGAATCCATTACATAGAAGGTGGGTGGCCCGGTTCAAATCCAAAAGATGACGAGTATTTTAAAAAGGTTAAAAATCTAAGGCTGAAAAATGCAAAAATAGCAGCTTTTGGTTCAACAAGAAGGGCTTACCTCAGGGTAGAAGATGACCCACTGATCCAGAATCTGATAAAGGCAGAAACACCTGTAATTACAATATTCGGTAAAGCATGGGATATGCATGTTACAGAAGCACTAAAAACCACGTTAGAAAACAACCTTGAGATGGTTTACGATACAGTAAGATACCTGAAGGCACATACTGATGAAGTGGTATTTATAGGAGAGCATTTCTTTGACGGATATAAATCCAATCCAGACTATGCTTATGCTGTTATGAAAACAGCACAGGAAGCAGGAGCTGACTTTCTCGTCCTTGCAGACACAAATGGAGGAACCCTTCCAATTGAGATAGAGAGCATAATCAAACAGGTAAAAGAAAAGGGACTGGATGGAAAATTAGGGATACATGCCCACAACGACAGTGATACAGCCGTGTGGAACTCTATAACAGCAGTCCTCAACGGTGCTGTTCAGGTTCACGGAACTATAAATGGTTTTGGAGAAAGGTGTGGAAATGCAAACCTGTGCTCCATTATCCCAAATCTCTCACTAAAGCTTGGATATGAAACTATACCTGAAGAAAGCATAAGAAGGCTGAAAGAGCTGTCAAACTTTGTGGCTGACATTGTCAATCTGCCTGTCCCTAAAAATATGCCTTTTGTGGGAGACAGTGCTTTTGCCCACAAAGGAGGTGTTCATGCATCTGCAGTCCTGAAAAACCCAAAACTGTATGAGCACATCAACCCTGAACTTGTTGGAAACAGAAGGAAAATACTGGTTTCAGACCTTGCTGGGAAATCAAACATCATATACAAGGCAAGGGAACTGGGAATAGAGATTGACGAAAAAGACCCGCGGATAACAGAGCTTGTTCAGGAGATAAAAAGGTTAGAAAACTATGGATACCACTACGAAGCAGCAGAAGCATCACTGGAACTGCTGATAAGAAAGCATCTTGGAATGCTTAAGAAATATTTTGACCTTGATGCATACAGGGTGCTGATAGCAAGAAGATACACAGATAAAGAACCAGTATCTGAAGCAACAGTAAGAATAAAGATAGATAACCATTACGAACACACCGCATCTTTAGGTTATGGTCCTGTTAATGCGTTAGACAGAGCATTAAAAAAAGCTTTAGTGGAAATTTATCCTTCCCTTTCAGAGGTTGAACTGATTGATTACAAAGTAAGGATAATAAACGAAAGTGCAGGAACAGCAGCAAAAATAAGGGTTTTGGTGGAAAGTAAAGACAGAGAAAGAAAGTGGGGAACTGTTGGCGTGTCAGACAATGTTATTGAAGCCTCGTGGCAGGCTGTTGTTGACAGCTTTATATACAAACTTGTGAAGGATGGAGTGTAG
- a CDS encoding alpha/beta hydrolase has protein sequence MGKELSVKTDDGFILKGFLYYPEEKKEKYPVIIFAHQFGTTHVIWSDFAKRLRDMGYATLLIDLRGHGLSVIQNGKENRIVFKKDFSSLLDLVSFFKKSSKKVNFSKIPEDISLWIDYLIENERIDPDSVILIGASLGATGIIPVPAYQDIKAMVCISPGSPAIMGEENVKLALSSYLNPVLYVSSINDPIGSTKYAIWYEKNSNNGTLFIFPGKGHGVVLLKKYSRYILQFLKSLE, from the coding sequence TTGGGAAAAGAGCTGAGCGTCAAAACAGATGACGGGTTTATTTTAAAAGGCTTCCTTTACTATCCTGAGGAAAAGAAAGAAAAATATCCCGTTATCATTTTTGCCCATCAGTTTGGAACAACACACGTTATATGGTCTGATTTTGCAAAAAGATTAAGGGATATGGGATATGCAACACTGCTGATAGACCTGAGGGGCCACGGTCTGTCTGTTATCCAGAATGGTAAAGAAAACAGGATTGTGTTTAAAAAAGATTTCAGCTCCCTATTAGACCTTGTTTCATTTTTTAAAAAGAGCAGTAAAAAGGTTAACTTCTCAAAAATACCAGAAGATATATCCCTCTGGATAGACTACCTGATAGAAAATGAAAGAATAGACCCTGACAGCGTCATACTGATAGGTGCATCCCTTGGAGCAACCGGTATAATACCAGTTCCTGCATATCAGGACATAAAGGCAATGGTATGTATATCCCCCGGCTCCCCTGCTATTATGGGAGAAGAAAATGTGAAACTTGCCCTGTCATCTTACCTGAATCCTGTTTTGTATGTTTCTTCTATTAATGACCCTATAGGAAGCACAAAGTATGCTATCTGGTATGAGAAAAACTCAAACAACGGCACACTGTTTATTTTTCCCGGCAAGGGACACGGAGTGGTATTGCTGAAAAAGTATAGCAGGTATATATTACAGTTTCTGAAAAGTTTAGAGTAA
- a CDS encoding response regulator produces the protein MKILLLDEDRATYQVLSEVAQLSGSEIIQITDIEKAKDYVKNNNDIDGIVAEQKIGEKPTWEIIQYMKNEEGVREIPFIILTESLTKDEKDFYQYMGVTAILEKPFNPLEVFTAIVEHLKKTKGEEYVKSKLEEEQVDKNALKKLIEKIVSFLKSIFSKK, from the coding sequence ATGAAAATCTTGCTGCTGGACGAAGACAGAGCAACATATCAGGTGCTTAGTGAGGTTGCCCAGCTCAGTGGTTCAGAAATAATCCAGATTACAGACATAGAAAAGGCGAAAGATTATGTAAAAAATAATAATGACATAGACGGTATTGTTGCAGAGCAAAAGATTGGTGAAAAGCCTACATGGGAAATAATACAGTACATGAAGAACGAGGAAGGTGTCAGGGAGATACCTTTTATTATACTGACAGAATCACTGACAAAAGATGAAAAGGATTTTTATCAGTATATGGGTGTGACAGCAATACTAGAGAAACCATTTAATCCACTTGAGGTCTTTACGGCAATTGTTGAACATCTAAAGAAAACAAAAGGGGAAGAATACGTAAAATCCAAATTAGAAGAAGAACAGGTTGATAAAAATGCTCTGAAAAAGCTTATAGAAAAAATAGTGAGCTTCCTTAAGTCTATTTTTTCAAAGAAGTGA
- a CDS encoding metallophosphoesterase — protein MDNYLRLNINSQLVVIGDIHGCYYEFLDMIDQIHIRYGEDTLIVSVGDTVDRGDFNIEVVNLCFKLKEKGNFLEVQSNHNLKLYKWLKGKKVKISYGMQKTVSQILSLDEEERESFRRRYISYYESLPLYLIVNDSAVIAHAGIKDEMIGKTGEEVKDFVIYGQTTGRFTEKGFPERVDWTKDRIVTEESPKIIYGHVVYDEPYINNRCYGIDTGCVLGNRLTGYNPFTDEFIFVPARKKYFSFD, from the coding sequence ATGGATAACTACCTGAGACTGAATATAAATTCCCAGCTTGTTGTTATCGGAGACATCCACGGATGTTATTACGAATTTTTAGATATGATAGACCAGATACATATCCGGTATGGTGAGGATACTTTAATTGTGTCTGTAGGCGATACGGTAGATAGGGGGGATTTTAATATTGAAGTTGTAAATCTATGTTTTAAGCTGAAAGAAAAAGGTAATTTCCTTGAAGTTCAGAGTAATCACAATCTGAAACTGTATAAATGGCTAAAAGGTAAAAAAGTAAAGATAAGCTACGGCATGCAGAAGACTGTCAGTCAGATACTGTCCCTTGATGAGGAGGAAAGGGAGAGTTTTAGAAGACGGTACATCAGCTATTATGAAAGTCTTCCCCTTTATCTGATAGTCAATGACAGTGCTGTTATTGCTCACGCAGGAATAAAAGATGAGATGATAGGAAAAACAGGAGAAGAAGTTAAAGATTTTGTTATATACGGACAGACAACAGGAAGATTTACTGAAAAAGGATTTCCTGAAAGGGTTGACTGGACAAAAGACAGAATTGTGACAGAGGAATCTCCCAAAATAATCTATGGACATGTTGTTTATGATGAGCCTTATATAAACAACAGATGCTACGGTATTGATACAGGATGTGTTTTGGGCAACAGGCTCACCGGATACAACCCTTTTACAGACGAGTTTATATTTGTTCCTGCAAGGAAAAAGTATTTTTCATTTGATTAG
- the trpC gene encoding indole-3-glycerol phosphate synthase TrpC, translated as MNILDRIIQTKREELLDYTPDYIKYLEGKIVVRDELRDFSSALKKEGINIIAEIKKASPSKGIIREDFDPVQIGKIYEENGASAISILTDKVYFKGDVQFLKMVRAVTTIPLLRKDFIIDKRQILEAYAYGADSYLLIARVLSEKELQELISYGREFGMEPLVEIHSYEEGVKSINAGAKIIGINNRDLESFTVNINLSKELAPQMKSLGAEIVVAESGISEKEEILELKKCGVDAFLIGEALMREKDIGKKLKELIK; from the coding sequence GTGAACATATTAGACAGGATAATCCAGACAAAAAGGGAAGAACTGTTAGACTATACTCCTGATTACATAAAGTATCTTGAAGGTAAAATTGTTGTCAGAGATGAACTCAGGGATTTCTCCAGTGCATTGAAAAAGGAAGGAATAAACATTATAGCAGAGATAAAAAAAGCTTCCCCCTCAAAAGGGATTATAAGAGAAGATTTTGACCCTGTACAGATAGGAAAGATATATGAAGAGAATGGAGCATCTGCTATATCTATTTTGACAGATAAGGTTTACTTTAAAGGTGATGTCCAGTTTCTCAAGATGGTACGGGCTGTGACCACTATTCCGCTACTCAGGAAGGATTTTATTATTGATAAAAGACAGATACTGGAAGCGTATGCATACGGAGCAGACAGTTATCTGCTGATTGCAAGGGTTCTGTCAGAAAAGGAGCTTCAGGAACTGATTTCATACGGAAGGGAGTTTGGTATGGAACCTCTTGTGGAGATACATTCCTACGAGGAAGGGGTAAAGTCTATAAATGCAGGTGCTAAAATTATAGGTATAAACAACAGGGATTTAGAGAGTTTTACAGTAAACATAAATCTGTCAAAGGAGCTTGCTCCTCAGATGAAAAGCTTAGGTGCTGAAATTGTAGTGGCAGAAAGTGGTATATCAGAAAAAGAGGAGATATTAGAGCTGAAAAAATGCGGAGTTGATGCATTTTTGATAGGTGAGGCTCTGATGAGGGAAAAGGACATTGGGAAAAAGCTAAAAGAGCTAATCAAATGA
- a CDS encoding peptidase U32 family protein: MESKKPEILAPVGHYEGLASVIKAGADAIYMGVGKINQRALKSNFTIEDVKEIRKITHDAGVRQYIVLNSIVFEEDLPYINETLDQLKEIGVDAVIGWDMAVISASIERGIETHLSTMASVSNSQAAKFYEKMGIKRIVPAREVKLEGLLDIKRKTNLEVEIFIHGAMCMAVSGRCFLSHDVFEKSGNRGECYQVCRHEFDVKIVSKNTGTEFYLGSDYVLSARDLVTINFVDRLMWADSWKIEGRNKNADYAYMVTSAYREARDRILNGEWHTKGWKDLWDRLERVYHREWDSGFYFGEGLFGINKSIAKEKKLYVGEVIKFYPRISVAEVKIIDNPISIGDTIHIIGKKTGLVRQTVKSMQVEKKDIETAERGIVVGLKTEERVRPGDKVYLIKSVESSDNNINHQLITEQKEI, translated from the coding sequence ATGGAAAGTAAAAAACCTGAAATACTCGCACCTGTTGGACATTACGAAGGACTGGCATCAGTAATAAAAGCAGGAGCAGATGCAATATACATGGGTGTTGGCAAGATAAATCAGAGAGCTTTAAAGTCTAACTTTACTATAGAAGACGTAAAAGAAATCAGAAAGATAACCCATGATGCAGGAGTAAGACAGTATATTGTCTTAAACTCTATAGTATTTGAAGAAGACCTACCTTATATTAATGAAACCCTTGACCAGCTCAAAGAAATTGGCGTTGATGCTGTTATAGGTTGGGACATGGCTGTGATATCTGCTTCAATTGAGAGGGGAATTGAAACTCACCTTTCAACGATGGCTTCTGTTTCAAACTCACAGGCTGCAAAATTTTATGAAAAGATGGGAATAAAAAGGATTGTTCCTGCAAGGGAGGTCAAGTTAGAGGGACTGCTGGATATAAAGAGAAAAACGAACCTTGAAGTTGAAATTTTTATACATGGTGCTATGTGTATGGCTGTATCTGGTAGATGTTTTCTCTCACACGACGTTTTTGAAAAGTCTGGAAATAGAGGAGAATGCTATCAGGTATGCAGACACGAGTTTGATGTAAAGATAGTGTCAAAAAACACAGGAACAGAGTTTTATTTAGGCTCTGACTACGTTCTTTCTGCCAGAGACCTTGTTACTATTAATTTTGTTGACAGGTTGATGTGGGCTGACAGCTGGAAAATAGAGGGAAGGAATAAGAATGCCGATTATGCATACATGGTAACATCTGCCTACAGGGAAGCAAGAGACAGAATACTAAATGGAGAATGGCACACAAAAGGATGGAAAGACCTGTGGGACAGGTTGGAAAGGGTTTATCACAGAGAGTGGGACTCTGGATTTTACTTTGGGGAGGGGCTGTTTGGTATAAATAAATCAATAGCAAAGGAGAAAAAACTGTATGTGGGAGAGGTAATAAAGTTTTATCCCCGCATAAGTGTTGCAGAAGTAAAAATTATAGACAATCCAATCTCCATTGGAGATACCATACATATAATTGGTAAAAAGACAGGTCTCGTCCGGCAAACAGTAAAATCTATGCAGGTTGAAAAGAAGGACATAGAGACAGCAGAAAGAGGAATCGTTGTTGGGCTAAAGACGGAGGAGAGGGTAAGACCAGGAGATAAAGTTTATTTAATAAAATCGGTTGAATCTTCCGATAATAATATAAATCACCAGTTAATAACGGAGCAGAAGGAAATCTAA
- a CDS encoding RluA family pseudouridine synthase — translation MKKVKVNKQTALRDFLSEHLNISKKKAKQLIDTKLILVNNKRVWIASHMLREGDVVEIPTLENNIQWEIKNNILYEDEYIIALNKPPFMESEGGKNSLEDKLKGFKKSRKIQAIHRLDRDTSGVILFAKNRAVFEKFKQLWQEKKVKKEYLAISHGEAVFRKKVVNIPVDKKYAKSIIQTLKTGSGFSLFKIEIPTGRKHQIRIHLSKIRHPIVGDKTYGLKNITDPLLKNVKRQMLHSYRISFFHPYLKKKITITGKPLSDFENFGKIIRLL, via the coding sequence ATGAAAAAGGTCAAGGTTAATAAGCAGACAGCACTGAGAGATTTCCTGTCAGAGCATCTGAATATATCAAAGAAAAAGGCAAAACAGCTGATAGACACAAAACTTATACTTGTTAACAATAAAAGGGTATGGATAGCCTCCCACATGTTAAGAGAAGGAGATGTTGTTGAAATTCCCACATTAGAAAACAATATCCAGTGGGAGATAAAAAATAACATTCTCTATGAAGATGAATATATTATCGCACTAAATAAACCTCCATTTATGGAAAGTGAAGGGGGTAAAAACAGCCTTGAAGATAAGCTAAAGGGATTTAAAAAAAGCAGAAAAATACAGGCTATTCACAGGTTAGACAGGGACACTTCAGGGGTTATACTTTTTGCAAAAAACAGGGCTGTTTTTGAGAAGTTTAAACAGCTGTGGCAGGAAAAGAAGGTCAAAAAAGAGTATCTTGCCATAAGCCACGGAGAAGCTGTTTTCAGAAAAAAAGTCGTAAACATTCCTGTTGATAAAAAGTACGCAAAAAGCATCATTCAGACCTTAAAAACAGGCAGTGGTTTTTCCCTATTCAAAATAGAAATACCAACAGGGAGAAAACACCAGATAAGGATACACCTGTCAAAAATCAGGCATCCCATTGTTGGGGACAAAACATACGGGCTGAAAAACATCACAGACCCACTGCTGAAAAATGTTAAAAGACAGATGCTCCACTCATACAGAATATCATTTTTCCACCCATATCTGAAAAAGAAAATAACAATAACAGGAAAACCTCTTTCAGACTTTGAAAATTTTGGAAAAATTATCAGATTATTATAA